The sequence TCTCTCTCATTCAGGGGACTTAGCTCTTTGTGCTGTCGCTCCGCCAGACTGCCGTGCCTTAGGCATCGACCTGGAGTGTTCTCGACCGCTAGCTGCCGCTGAGTTAGCACGTCAGTTTTTCAGTCCCCGCGAAGCCGAGGCGATCGCGCTACTGCCACCTGAAGAGGGTCAGCGAGCCTTTTTGCGCATGTGGACGCTGAAAGAAGCTCGTTTGAAGGCGACCGGTGTGGGGATTTCTGAAGGGCTAGCACAGGTCGAGGTCGATTTGGACCATCCATCGCGCTGCCCGGGCGAGCAAGAGTGGACGATCGGTGAGTTGACGGTTGGGAATGGGTACTTCGGTGCCTTCGCCGCGATCGGGCACGGGTGGCAGTGCCATTACTTCCAGATGAATTGGACTACAAAAAATAGGGCGATCGGGCTGTAAGAGCGGAGGAATCCGGGCCC comes from Rubidibacter lacunae KORDI 51-2 and encodes:
- a CDS encoding 4'-phosphopantetheinyl transferase family protein → METVASESGLLAAASVLGNGVWQLPPSHLTLPPQQIHIWCLPLTDADIAGYCSLLSLDEQRRLNRLHGETLQRRFAVGRGRLRVLLGRYLERDPAELQFQYGKYGKPALRSSTPTVQFNLSHSGDLALCAVAPPDCRALGIDLECSRPLAAAELARQFFSPREAEAIALLPPEEGQRAFLRMWTLKEARLKATGVGISEGLAQVEVDLDHPSRCPGEQEWTIGELTVGNGYFGAFAAIGHGWQCHYFQMNWTTKNRAIGL